From Vigna unguiculata cultivar IT97K-499-35 chromosome 5, ASM411807v1, whole genome shotgun sequence, the proteins below share one genomic window:
- the LOC114186266 gene encoding uncharacterized protein LOC114186266 — MALPLGKLTILIGAGVVGSVIAKEGSLPDFSGLVSGAFKVVLNQFKSSDPAPAVKKLPYNDALMAQVNSLRQELQLLARDRSITIVNASGTGGKKYVTVVVIVVVGYGYVWWKGWKLPDLMFATKRSLSDACTSIGNQMGKLYGTIDDVKKKLSSRMNRLDENLDECAALTESTREEISVTQQKADTISGNFKSVHVAVRVLESRIKEIEEKQVATTEGVTMLCQFTKTLENSRPTEYIQPSSSSSSRPAIELPPVSPSSRGSQSGSSRLSLELPSVTPSAKAGSPSTVSTDQPSPSNSGGSVQESRTNGSSSGLFGLSRLSGVYAPFLSRTRSATDSVVQQTRSTS; from the exons ATGGCTCTCCCACTCGGCAAGCTCACCATTCTCATCGGTGCAG GTGTTGTTGGTTCAGTAATTGCTAAGGAAGGCAGTCTGCCTGACTTTTCTGGTCTCGTCTCCGGTGCTTTCAAG gttgttttgaatcaattcaaAAGCAGTGATCCTGCTCCAGCTGTTAAAAAGCTGCCATATAATGATGCTTTGATGGCTCAG GTAAACAGTCTTCGTCAGGAACTACAGCTTCTTGCTAGAGATAGATCAATCACCATTGTAAATGCAAGTGGGACAG gtggaaaaaaatatgtaacaGTGGTTGTTATTGTTGTGGTTGGATATGGATACGTATGGTGGAAG GGATGGAAGCTTCCTGATTTGATGTTTGCAACTAAACGTAGTCTGTCTGACGCTTGCACATCTATTGGTAATCAGATGGGGAAGCTGTATGGAACAATtgat GACGTAAAGAAGAAATTATCTTCAAGAATGAACCGTTTGGATGAAAATTTAGACGAATGTGCTGCCCTTACTGAAAGTACCAGGGAGGAG ATATCCGTAACTCAACAGAAGGCAGACACGATAAGTGGAAATTTCAAGTCTGTTCATGTTGCAGTCCGTGTTCTG GAATCTAGAATTAAAGAAATAGAAGAGAAGCAG GTGGCCACAACCGAAGGAGTGACCATGTTGTGTCAATTTACCAAGACTTTGGAAAATAGCAGACCCACAGAGTATATCCAG CCATCATCATCCAGTTCTTCCAGGCCAGCCATTGAACTGCCACCCGTTTCACCCTCTTCCAGG GGTTCACAGTCGGGTTCGTCTAGGCTGTCTCTTGAGCTACCATCTGTTACGCCATCAGCTAAG GCTGGATCACCATCAACAGTATCGACTGATCAACCATCTCCATCAAATTCCGGTGGATCTGTCCAG GAGAGTAGAACCAATGGATCTAGTTCTGGCTTGTTTGGGCTGAGTAGGTTATCTGGCGTCTATGCTCCATTTCTGAGCAGAACCCGCAGTGCCACAGATTCAGTAGTCCAACAAACTCGTTCGACTAGTTAA